The Christiangramia flava JLT2011 genome has a segment encoding these proteins:
- a CDS encoding UpxY family transcription antiterminator: protein MKVSERLERLGVEVYCPVVKEVRQWSDRKKKVTVPLFNSYLFVQVEKTNVSLIYEASGVLGYLNWLGKPALVRDSEIQTIKNWLDKEGIDEVKVAQLQEGDRLQLKNGQFQGKEAIIEEIGSKKLQLILPEMGWKVTANIQDVL from the coding sequence ATTAAAGTTTCAGAGCGCCTGGAAAGACTCGGGGTAGAGGTTTACTGCCCTGTGGTGAAAGAGGTTCGGCAATGGAGTGACCGGAAAAAGAAAGTAACGGTCCCGTTATTTAATTCCTATTTATTTGTCCAGGTAGAGAAAACCAATGTAAGCCTTATCTATGAAGCATCGGGAGTCCTTGGGTATTTAAATTGGCTTGGAAAACCAGCTTTAGTGAGAGATTCTGAAATACAAACCATTAAGAACTGGCTTGATAAAGAGGGAATTGATGAAGTGAAGGTGGCTCAGTTGCAGGAAGGCGATCGGCTTCAGTTGAAAAATGGACAGTTTCAGGGAAAAGAGGCGATAATCGAGGAAATCGGATCTAAAAAACTACAACTTATATTACCTGAAATGGGGTGGAAAGTAACCGCTAACATCCAGGATGTACTCTAG
- the cysQ gene encoding 3'(2'),5'-bisphosphate nucleotidase CysQ, translated as MDLKNLLHTAIRASLDAGKRIMEIYENEDFEVDFKGDDSPLTKADLASHHIIMKYLEKTDIPVLSEEGRDLDFQERKNWNRLWIVDPIDGTKEFIKRNGEFTVNIALIEDQKPILGVIYVPALETLYYGDLENGSFKAEKVSSDADLAKIFEISTKLPLKTNREKFTVVASKSHLSEETVEYINTLEEKHGTVERISKGSSLKLCMVAEGAADQYPRFAPTMEWDTAAGQAICTFAGKTVYDHETGKEMLYNRENLLNNWFLVK; from the coding sequence ATGGATTTGAAAAATTTACTGCATACGGCCATCCGAGCTTCTTTGGACGCAGGAAAAAGGATCATGGAGATTTATGAAAATGAAGATTTTGAGGTCGATTTTAAGGGAGATGATTCTCCGCTGACCAAAGCTGATCTTGCTTCTCATCATATTATTATGAAATACCTGGAAAAAACCGATATCCCCGTACTTTCAGAAGAAGGGAGAGATTTGGATTTTCAGGAGCGAAAAAACTGGAACAGGCTGTGGATCGTGGATCCTATTGATGGTACCAAGGAGTTTATCAAACGCAACGGCGAATTTACGGTGAACATAGCGCTGATCGAAGATCAAAAGCCCATTCTTGGCGTAATCTATGTTCCGGCTTTGGAAACCCTGTATTACGGAGATTTGGAAAACGGAAGCTTTAAAGCTGAAAAGGTGTCTTCTGATGCTGATCTGGCAAAAATTTTTGAAATTTCGACAAAACTTCCGCTGAAAACCAACAGGGAAAAGTTTACCGTGGTAGCCAGTAAATCTCATCTTTCCGAAGAAACGGTGGAATACATTAATACACTGGAAGAAAAACATGGAACGGTGGAACGTATTTCCAAAGGAAGTTCTTTAAAACTTTGTATGGTTGCCGAAGGTGCAGCCGATCAATACCCTCGATTCGCACCCACAATGGAATGGGACACGGCCGCCGGACAGGCAATTTGTACGTTTGCCGGGAAAACGGTCTATGATCATGAAACCGGAAAAGAAATGTTGTACAATAGGGAGAATTTGTTAAATAACTGGTTCTTGGTAAAATAA
- the rfbA gene encoding glucose-1-phosphate thymidylyltransferase RfbA produces the protein MKGIVLAGGSGTRLYPITKGVSKQLLNIYDKPLIYYPLSVLMLAGIREIMIVSTPEDLPNFKKLLGDGADWGLQFTYAEHPKPEGLAQAFLIAEEWLGNDDVCLVLGDNIFYGNGFTPMLQRSIQNVTNDRKASIFGYYVNDPERYGVAGFDQDGKVTSIEEKPENPKSNYAVVGLYFYPNSVVDVAKNVKPSNRGELEISSINEHFLKNNQLKVELMGRGYAWLDTGTQDSMLEASNYIHTIEKRQGLKIACLEEIAYDRGFIDRQKFEELAKALEKSEYGKYLLKRLKR, from the coding sequence ATGAAAGGAATTGTTCTGGCAGGCGGGTCGGGGACACGGCTTTACCCCATCACGAAAGGGGTTTCAAAGCAATTGCTGAATATCTACGACAAACCGCTGATTTATTATCCGCTATCGGTTTTAATGCTTGCCGGAATACGCGAGATCATGATTGTTTCGACTCCTGAAGATCTTCCGAATTTCAAGAAATTACTTGGCGATGGAGCAGATTGGGGCCTGCAATTCACCTATGCAGAGCATCCTAAACCGGAAGGTCTGGCTCAGGCGTTTTTAATCGCTGAAGAATGGCTAGGGAATGACGATGTGTGCCTGGTACTGGGAGACAATATTTTTTATGGAAATGGTTTTACGCCGATGTTGCAGCGAAGTATTCAGAATGTAACAAATGATCGAAAAGCTTCTATTTTTGGGTATTATGTGAACGACCCTGAACGATATGGAGTAGCCGGTTTTGATCAGGATGGAAAAGTTACCAGTATTGAAGAAAAGCCTGAAAATCCGAAAAGTAACTATGCGGTAGTGGGCTTGTATTTTTATCCTAATTCGGTTGTTGATGTTGCGAAAAATGTCAAACCCAGCAACCGGGGAGAATTAGAGATTAGTTCCATAAATGAGCATTTTTTAAAAAATAACCAGTTAAAAGTAGAATTGATGGGCCGTGGCTATGCATGGCTGGATACCGGAACTCAGGATAGTATGCTGGAAGCTTCTAATTATATTCATACCATAGAAAAGCGGCAAGGCCTAAAGATCGCGTGCCTGGAAGAAATTGCCTACGATCGGGGATTTATTGATCGTCAGAAATTTGAAGAACTAGCAAAAGCGCTTGAAAAGAGCGAATATGGCAAATACCTGTTAAAGCGACTCAAAAGATGA
- the rfbB gene encoding dTDP-glucose 4,6-dehydratase, with product MKTEKVILVTGGAGFIGSNFIPFYLERHPQTAIVNLDLLTYAGNLDNLKEVEDHPNYQFIHGDIRNRALIEELFERYQFQGVVHFAAESHVDNSIKNPGVFIETNVNGTYNLVDVAYRSWFDEPFQVKKAFENARFHHISTDEVYGSLGETGKFTEETPYAPNSPYSASKASSDMIVRSYHHTFGLNTIIANCSNNYGPNQHDEKLIPTIIRKALAGEEIPIYGDGKNIRDWLYVLDHCEAIDSVFNYGNAGETYNVGGDCEKSNIELAHLICSLLDELKPKKDGSYSDQISFVKDRAGHDRRYAIDSSKIKKQLQWKPKKDLESTLQNYLRNWLLMFN from the coding sequence ATGAAAACCGAAAAAGTGATTCTGGTTACTGGTGGTGCGGGGTTTATTGGTTCCAATTTCATTCCTTTTTACCTGGAACGGCATCCGCAGACTGCAATTGTCAATCTGGACCTGCTTACCTACGCGGGAAATCTTGATAATCTGAAGGAAGTTGAAGATCATCCGAACTATCAATTCATCCATGGAGATATCAGAAACCGTGCATTAATAGAGGAATTATTTGAAAGGTATCAATTTCAGGGAGTTGTTCATTTTGCGGCCGAATCACATGTGGATAATTCCATAAAAAATCCGGGAGTTTTTATAGAAACTAACGTAAACGGAACGTATAATTTGGTTGATGTGGCTTATAGATCTTGGTTTGATGAGCCATTTCAGGTAAAAAAAGCTTTTGAAAACGCTCGTTTTCATCATATTTCCACCGATGAGGTTTACGGAAGTTTAGGCGAAACCGGAAAATTTACTGAAGAAACTCCTTACGCTCCCAATTCGCCATATTCTGCCAGCAAGGCCTCTTCAGATATGATCGTGAGGAGTTATCACCATACTTTTGGACTCAATACCATTATTGCCAATTGTTCTAATAATTATGGTCCGAATCAGCATGATGAAAAACTAATTCCAACCATTATTCGGAAAGCACTTGCCGGTGAGGAAATTCCTATTTATGGCGACGGAAAAAATATCAGGGACTGGTTATACGTCCTGGATCATTGCGAGGCCATTGACAGTGTTTTTAATTATGGTAACGCCGGGGAAACCTATAATGTCGGCGGAGATTGTGAAAAGTCGAATATAGAATTGGCGCATTTGATATGTTCTCTTTTAGATGAACTAAAACCGAAGAAAGATGGGTCGTACAGCGATCAAATCAGTTTTGTTAAAGATCGAGCTGGCCACGACAGGAGGTATGCAATAGACAGTTCTAAAATCAAAAAGCAGCTTCAGTGGAAGCCGAAGAAAGACTTGGAATCTACTCTTCAAAACTATTTACGTAATTGGCTGTTAATGTTTAATTAA
- a CDS encoding mannose-1-phosphate guanylyltransferase, with protein MSRFIHVLLTGGVGSRLWPLSRKARPKQYADIFGGDSLFELTVKRNQALTDELCVVGNIENDQLSKGSLSRLGVVTNHHIVETTPRNTAAAIAFAAFSVEKDDMLLITPSDHIIAEGPQYDLAIEKAKELAKKGSIVTFGIQPTKPETGYGYIEYNGTEVKSFREKPNKETAQDFIRSGNFLWNSGMFCFKAGVFLEELKKFEPDVYDQSRNVLENTESDFLDLDLSMKIPSISVDYAVMERSDKIKVVPSSFKWSDMGSFESVYEYLQSQGHPVDENGNMSIGCNKFTSFVGLKNSIFVATEDANLILQKEDSQEVKVVYKNLEKEYSDLT; from the coding sequence ATGTCAAGATTTATTCATGTTTTATTAACGGGAGGTGTTGGTAGTAGGTTGTGGCCGCTTTCAAGAAAGGCCCGGCCAAAACAATATGCTGATATTTTTGGTGGAGATTCACTTTTTGAGTTAACAGTAAAACGTAATCAAGCATTAACTGATGAGCTGTGTGTGGTTGGAAATATTGAAAACGATCAGTTGTCTAAGGGTTCTCTCAGTCGTCTTGGTGTAGTAACTAATCATCATATTGTTGAAACCACTCCTCGAAATACCGCTGCGGCAATAGCTTTTGCAGCTTTTTCTGTGGAAAAGGATGATATGCTTCTTATAACTCCTTCTGATCATATTATTGCTGAAGGACCTCAATATGATTTGGCAATTGAAAAGGCCAAAGAACTAGCAAAGAAGGGTTCTATAGTTACATTTGGAATTCAGCCCACCAAACCTGAAACAGGATACGGTTACATAGAGTACAATGGAACTGAGGTAAAATCTTTTCGGGAAAAGCCTAATAAAGAAACAGCTCAGGATTTTATAAGGTCTGGCAACTTTCTTTGGAATAGCGGAATGTTTTGTTTTAAAGCTGGGGTCTTTCTGGAAGAATTAAAAAAGTTTGAACCTGATGTTTATGATCAATCCAGAAATGTTTTAGAGAACACTGAAAGCGATTTTCTTGACCTGGATCTTTCTATGAAAATACCTTCCATTAGTGTAGATTATGCCGTTATGGAAAGAAGTGATAAAATCAAGGTGGTGCCTTCTTCCTTCAAATGGAGTGACATGGGGAGCTTTGAGTCAGTTTATGAATACCTGCAATCCCAGGGACACCCGGTTGATGAAAATGGGAATATGAGTATAGGCTGCAATAAGTTTACATCATTTGTTGGTCTTAAAAACAGTATTTTTGTAGCTACCGAAGATGCAAATCTGATACTTCAAAAAGAAGATTCTCAGGAAGTTAAGGTGG